The Phoenix dactylifera cultivar Barhee BC4 chromosome 15, palm_55x_up_171113_PBpolish2nd_filt_p, whole genome shotgun sequence genome contains a region encoding:
- the LOC103711579 gene encoding polyribonucleotide nucleotidyltransferase 2, mitochondrial gives MAAAAAAALRGRAYPLMASVPSFLTWRRLGFRSFCSGRLGFLSQPPEMESLAPAGPVPGLKVLETFREEFEIGSRTISLETGKIARFANGSVVITMDETNVLSTVASARGDGARDFLPLTVDYQEKQYAQGVIPTTFMRREGAPKERELLCGRIIDRPIRPLFPPGFYHDVQVMVNVLSSDGKHDPDVMAANATSAALMLSDVPWNGPIGVIRVGRIDGKFVFNPTMNELSLSDLNLIYACTRDRTLMIDVQAREISEKDLEAGLKLAHPEAVKYIDPQIRLAEKAGKKKKEYKLSMISDRTLEKIRSLAEAPIEAVFTDSTYGKFERGEALDKITQAVKAKLEEESDEESLNVLPKAIDTVRKKTIRHRIIKEGIRVDGRQLDEVRPLYCESGTYPILHGSSLFSRGDTQVLCTVTLGAPGDAQRLDSIVGPPTKRFMLHYSFPPFSINEVGKRGGLNRREVGHGTLAEKALLAVLPPEDDFPYTVRVNSEVMASDGSTSMATVCGGSMALMDAGIPVREHVAGVSVGLVTEVDPSTGMINDYRILTDILGLEDHLGDMDFKIAGTRKGITAIQLDIKPAGIPLDIICECLEPAQKGRNHILDRMEREICAPRTMGDGSTPRLATLKFSYDSIRRLLGPLGSQRKKIEQETGARIAVSDGTITIVAKNQSVMEKAKEKVDFLIGREIEVGGIYKGVISSIKEYGAFVEFNGGQQGLLHISELSHEPVSRVSEVVTVGQELSLMCIGQDVRGNIKLSLKAMLPRAGSEKKNLESQDSVAPKQEVNVWASVENVPTCQVDEESEVEPATNSTPAVVIRSAAECDAQDIAAGQHSIKKSGKGAKTSPRPYNASSRHRDDFRSTPTNRKRAPNQTQMKKENELKDYCGSKPETDSRPGNLLHVLMQNDADEKPKSFGSTSVRAGSLKLGDRVTAKIYQIRAHGLVLELGGGVRGMYKFEVNGRRDFEVGKELPVQCSSFSSKGIPVFSLLEDE, from the exons atggcggcggcggcggcggcagctcTGAGGGGGAGGGCTTACCCTCTGATGGCGTCGGTGCCCTCCTTCCTCACGTGGCGCCGCCTCGGCTTCCGTTCCTTCTGCAGTGGCCGCCTCGGCTTCCTCTCCCAGCCCCCGGAGATGGAGTCCCTGGCCCCTGCCGGCCCGGTCCCCGGCTTGAAGGTCCTGGAGACCTTCAGGGAGGAGTTCGAGATCGGATCCCGCACCATCTCCCTCGAGACCGGCAAGATCGCCAGGTTCGCCAACGGATCCGTCGTCATCACCATGGACGAGACCAACGTGCTCTCCACTGTCGCCTCCGCAAGGGGGGATGGGGCTCGCGACTTCTTGCCCCTCACC GTTGATTATCAAGAAAAGCAATATGCACAAGGTGTCATTCCTACCACATTCATGCGCAGGGAGGGTGCCCCCAAGGAACGTGAACTTTTATGTGGTCGTATTATTGACCGACCCATCCGCCCACTCTTTCCTCCTGGCTTTTACCATGATGTCCAG GTCATGGTAAATGTTCTTTCTTCTGATGGGAAGCACGATCCAGACGTAATGGCAGCAAATGCCACATCTGCTGCTCTTATGCTATCAGATGTCCCTTGGAATGGGCCCATTGGAGTGATACGTGTGGGGAGGATAGATGGGAAATTTGTTTTTAATCCAACCATGAACGAG CTAAGCTTAAGTGATCTCAACTTGATCTATGCATGTACAAGGGACAGGACGCTAATGATAGATGTACAGGCTCGTGAGATCTCAGAAAAAGATCTAGAAGCTGGATTAAAGCTTGCACATCCTGAG GCTGTCAAATACATAGACCCCCAGATTAGATTAGCTGAAAAAGCTggcaaaaagaagaaagaatataAATTATCGATGATTTCAGATAGGACACTGGAGAAGATACGGAGCTTGGCAGAAGCACCTATTGAAGCTGTCTTTACAGATTCGACTTATGGCAAG TTTGAACGTGGAGAGGCCTTGGATAAAATTACTCAAGCTGTAAAAGCCaaacttgaagaagaaagtGATGAAGAGAGCTTGAATGTTCTGCCAAAGGCAATTGATACGGTTAGGAAAAAG ACAATTCGCCATAGGATCATCAAGGAAGGTATTAGAGTCGATGGTAGACAACTTGATGAAGTTAGACCTTTGTATTGTGAATCTGGTACATATCCCATTTTACATGGATCATCACTTTTCTCGCGTGGAGACACTCAG GTACTATGCACAGTTACACTTGGGGCTCCAGGAGATGCTCAACGACTGGACTCTATTGTTGGCCCCCCTACAAAACGTTTCATGCTTCACTATAGTTTTCCACCATTCTCAATCAATGAGGTTGGCAAGCGCGGGGGTTTGAATAGGCGTGAAGTTGGACATG GTACTCTGGCGGAGAAGGCTTTGCTTGCTGTATTACCTCCAGAAGATGACTTCCCATACACTGTTCGTGTCAATTCAGAAGTCATGGCCTCTGATGGTTCTACTTCCATGGCAACTGTATGTGGAG GAAGTATGGCTTTGATGGATGCTGGCATTCCCGTAAGGGAACATGTAGCTGGTGTCTCAGTGGGCCTTGTTACAGAAGTGGATCCATCAACTGGGATGATAAATGATTATCGCATACTGACAGATATATTG GGTCTTGAAGATCACCTGGGGGACATGGACTTCAAAATTGCCGGAACAAGAAAAGGAATTACTGCAATTCAGTTAGATATAAAACCTGCTGGAATACCTCTAGACATAATTTGCGAATGTTTAGAACCGGCACAAAAGGGTCGCAATCATATCCTTGACCGCATGGAGCGAGAAATATGTGCACCACGTACCATGGGTGATGGAAGTACCCCTCGATTAG CAACTTTGAAGTTTAGCTATGACTCGATTCGACGCTTGCTTGGGCCTCTAGGTtctcaaaggaaaaaaattgaacAAGAAACAG GTGCACGAATTGCTGTGAGTGATGGGACAATTACTATAGTTGCGAAAAATCAGTCAGTTATGGAAAAAGCCAAAGAAAAG GTTGATTTTCTTATCGGACGTGAAATTGAAGTTGGTGGAATTTACAAAGGTGTCATTTCATCAATTAAAGAATATGGCGCTTTTGTGGAATTCAATGGTGGTCAACAAGGTCTTCTTCACATCTCTGAACTGTCGCATGAACCG GTATCTAGAGTCTCAGAAGTTGTAACTGTGGGCCAGGAGCTATCATTAATGTGCATTGGGCAGGATGTGAGAGGTAATATTAAACTGTCTCTGAAGGCCATGCTTCCTCGGGCTGGATCTGAAAAGAAGAATTTGGAGAGTCAAGATTCTGTTGCTCCAAAACAAGAAGTTAATGTTTGGGCCTCTGTGGAGAATGTGCCTACCTGCCAAGTAGATGAAGAAAGCGAAGTTGAGCCTGCAACAAATTCCACACCAGCAGTAGTAATCCGGAGTGCTGCAGAATGTGATGCGCAGGATATTGCTGCTGGTCAACATTCCATCAAGAAGTCTGGAAAGGGTGCAAAAACTTCACCTAGGCCTTATAATGCTTCATCAAGACATCGGGATGATTTCAGATCAACCCCCACTAATAGAAAGCGTGCACCGAATCAGACACAAATGAAGAAGGAGAATGAACTAAAAGATTACTGTGGAAGCAAGCCAGAAACTGACAGTAGACCTGGAAACTTGTTGCATGTACTGATGCAGAATGATGCAGATGAGAAGCCTAAATCTTTTGGTTCTACCAGTGTTCGCGCAGGTTCCCTGAAGCTGGGAGACCGAGTAACAGCAAAGATATACCAGATACGCGCACATGGGCTGGTACTTGAATTGGGTGGTGGAGTACGAGGAATGTATAAATTTGAG GTAAATGGCAGAAGGGATTTTGAGGTAGGTAAGGAGCTCCCTGTGCAGTGTTCCAGCTTCTCGAGCAAGGGAATTCCAGTATTTTCGTTATTGGAAGATGAGTAG
- the LOC120113344 gene encoding tropomyosin-1, isoforms 33/34-like: MLPADRAEFRRASLEEIVDSTYCNTVRRIHEVDSLVFIAQSCQAETRRLSRQLEPAKKRVAELEAALAEAEARREATEAGRLAVVEVLEEERAAHSLTKSALRASEARLGEAQSEVAGLKYEAGVFRLKIEQLEARERRALERAENAVELFKKSEEFRDMLEEETVDGFLRGFDNFRKQMARMCPQFDLSTVRPRMRFGYGPDDDDDDIPAALVSEEDLAEVEAEAVEPARAEAIPRETSEVVPAAPAEAPAVNPEPAPAADPEPAPTEGPQVIPVDDEGDANEAAAS, translated from the exons atgcttccagcggaccgggccgagttccggagGGCGTCGCTGGAAGAGATCGTCGACAGTACCTACTGTAATACTGTTCGG CGTATCCATGAAGTCGACTCCCTGGTGTTTATTGCCCAAAGTTGCCAGGCGGAGACTCGACGACTCAGCCGGcagttggagccggccaagaagagGGTCGCTGAGCTGGAGGCCGCGCTGGCCGAAGCCGAAGCGCGAAGGGAAGCCACCGAGGCCGGGCGACTCGCCGTGGTCGAGGTGCTCGAAGAGGAGAGGGCCGCCCATTCGTTGACGAAATCGGCCCTGCGTGCCTCGGAGGCGCGCCTGGGGGAGGCCCAGTCCGAGGTCGCGGGTCTGAAGTACGAGGCTGGGGTCTTCCGCCTCAAgatcgagcagctcgaggcccgggagaggagggcgcTCGAGCGGGCCGAGAACGCCGTGGAACTCTTCAAGAAGTCAGAAGAGTTCCGCGATATGTTAGAGGAGGAGACtgtggacgggttcctccgaGGCTTTGACAACTTCCGGAAGCAGATGGCCCGGATGTGCCCTCAGTTCGAcctctcgacggtccgtccgaggatgAGGTTCGGGTACGGCCCCGACGACGATGACGACGATATCCCCGCTGCCCTCGTGTCCGAGGAGGACCTCGCTGAGGTCGAAGCCGAGGCAGTTGAACCGGCGAGGGCGGAGGCCATACCTCGTGAAACCAGCGAGGTTGTTCCCGCGGCGCCAGCCGAGGCCCCCGCCGTAAACCCTGAGCCCGCGCCCGCTGCAGACCCTGAGCCCGCGCCTACTGAAGGCCCGCAGGTCATTCCTGTAGACGACGAGGGTGATGCTAATGAAGCCGCCGCCTCTTAG